CGTCGAAGCGGCCTTCGACCGCCTCGAGAGCGAGGCGAGCCTGCGGGAGCGGGACGCGGAACTCGAGGCGCGCAACCGCCGGCTCAGGCGCCAGATTTCGATTACGGACCTCATCCGGCGGATCGACCGGTCGCTGATCGGCGCCGAGAGCCGCGACGAGATCGAACGCACCGTCCCCGAGCGGCTGGTCGAGGCCGACGACATCGCGTTCGCGTGGATCGGCGCCGCCGATCCCGGCGAGACGACGCTCGAGCCTCGGACGTGGGCCGGCACGAGCCCCGAGTATCTGGACGCGGTCTCGCTGGACCTGTCGTCGGGAACGGAGCCGGCCGTCCGGACCGCCCGCACCGAGACGCCGACGGTGGTCGAAAACGTCGTCGACGACCTGCAGGAGGGGGCGTGGCGAACGACCGCACTCAACGAGGGGCTGCAGTCGGCCGTCGCCGTCCCGCTCGAGTTCGAGGAGTACGGCTACGGCGTGCTGGCCGTCTACGCCGACGAACCCGACGCGTTCACGGACCTCGAGCGGACGGTGTTCGCGGAACTCGGCGAGGGGATCGCGAACGCGATCAACGCGGTGCAGACGCGGGAGGCGCTACACGCCGAGTCGGTCGTCGAACTCACGCTCGAGTTCTCGGACGCGGACGACGTGCTGTCCCGGATCGCCGAGGGCGCCGACGCACGGGTCGCGTACGAGGGACTGAGCACCAGTTCCGAGGAGGAGGCGCTGCTGTTCTTCGAGATCGAAGGGGCGGAGACTGACGACGCCGCCGACACCGGTGACGCGGAAGACGGCGCGTCCGCCGCCCGCGACGTCCTCGAGGACCTCGTTGCCGTCACCGACTACCGCGTGATCGCCGCGACGGACGACGGCTGGCTCGTCGAGGCGACCGTCGCCGGCGACGTGCTCGCCTCGCGGCTCGTCCGCCACGGCGCCAGCCCGCGCTCGATCGCAGCCGACGGCGACCGAACCGTCGTCACGGCCGACGTGCCGCCCGGAACCGACGTCCGCGAGTTCGTCGAGATGCTCGCGGACCGCTACCCGAGCGTCGACCTCCGGTCGCGGCGCCACGTCCAGCGGGACACCCACACTCGCCGGGAGCTGGTCGCGTCGCTACTGGACCCGCTCACGGAGCGGCAACTCGAGGTGCTCCGGACGGCCTACTTCGCGGGCTTTTTCGAGTGGCCCCGCGAGAGCACCGGCGAGGAGGTCGCCGAGTTGCTCGAGGTGACCCAGCCGACGGTCAACCGCCACCTCCGGCTGGCTCAGCAGCGGCTCCTCTCGCAGTTGTTCGAAACTGAAACGCGGCCGTTCGGCGGCGAGACATGACCCGAAGCAGGTTTCGACGCCTCGAGATCGGAAAGGAACACCCAAGGACCGCCCGACCGTAGTCAGGCGCATGGAAACACCCGCTCGCGACCGTCGCGACGCCGCGCCGCTGCGGTCGACGCTCGTCGCCATCGGCCTGACGATCTTCGGCGTTCTCGTCGCGCCGAACGTCACGACGCTGCCCGCGTTTCTGCTCGATCCGGCGCTGATCGACGGGCCGGCGGAGGCGTCGATCGCCGGCCGAACGGCGCTGTTGACGCTGAACTTCGTCGGGATGTTCCTGGCCGGCGCCATCTATCTGGTCGTCACCGACCGCGGCTGGTCGTACGTCGACCTCCACGTCCCGTCGAAGCGGGGCTGGGGGTACGTCGGCATCGGTATCGCCAGCATGATCGCGTTCTACATCCTCGTGAACGTCGTCGTCACCGTCCTCTCCTTGCCGTCCGCGGAGAACGAGGTGATGCGGTTCATCGAGAACGACCAGACGATGGTCCTGATCATGATCGGCATCGTCTTCTTCTTCAACGCGCCCGCCGAGGAGTTCCTCTTCCGGAACATCGTCCAGAAACGGCTCTACGATGCGTTTAGTCAGACGCAGGCGATCGTCATCGCTAGCGTGATCTTCGCACTGATCCACTTCTTCTCCTACGCCGTCAGTTCGACCTCGCTGCTCGCGACTATGGTGCCGATCGTGACCGTCTTCGGCGGCTCACTTATCTTCGGCTACCTCTACGCGAAAAGCGAAAACCTCCTCGTCCCGATCGCCGCTCACGCCACGTTCAACGGCATCCAGTTCGCCCTGTTCTACATCGCGCTCGAGTACGAACTCGAGGAGGCGGCGCCGACCGGCGAGGCAGTCACTGCGGTTCTCGAGGTCGTCGCGGCGGTCCCGCTGTAGCCGTCACCAGCCCGTCCTCGAGGCCCGACCACTTTCACCGCGCCATCCGTCGCCGTCCGGTCCTTTATTATCACCCGCGGAAGAGAGGGCCGTATGTCTCAGGCGAAGGGCGACCGTCGCGAGCGCGAACTCGTCAACGAACTCGACGAGGCCGGCTTCGCGGTGATGCGCGCCCCCGCGAGCGGTTCGGCGACCGAACGCGAACTCCCCGACGTGCTCGCCGGCGACGGCGAGCAGTTCTACGCGATCGAGGCGAAATCGAGCTCCGGCGACCCCATCTATCTCACCGGCGAAGAAGTCGAGGCGCTGATCTACTTCGCGCAGAACTTCGGCGCGAAACCCCGCATCGGCGTCCGCTTCGACCGCGAGGACTGGTACTTCTTCCACCCCGGCGACCTCTACGTGACCGACGGCGGCAACTACCGGGTCAAGAAGGAGACGGCCGTCGCCGACGGCACCGACTTCGCCGAGTTCGTCGGCAAATCCGAGAAGGTGACCCTCGAGGAGATCGGCGACGAAGACGACGGCCCCGACGAGGACGTCCTGCGCGTGTTAAACGCCGTTAAACAGGGCGTAATGGACGTCGAGGAGGCGGCGGAGGCGCTCGAATAGCGGGGTAGAAGGGCGTTATACCCCACCGTCGCGGCGATCGTACCGCCGCGCGATCGCTTCGATCCACGCGAACTTACAGGCCATCGAGAGGCCGTACGTGACGGCCGCGCGAATCGGGCGGCGCTTGTACGCCGCGTACAGGGCGTAGCCGTACAGCGGCACGTTCGCGGTGTTGAGGACGTTCGGCCAGTCGAGCCCGAAGGTGCCGTCCCCGCCGTCGAGCCACCACCGCTCGGCCCGGACGCCGCGGGTCATCCAGTTCTCCGTCTCCGGGTCCGGCCGGGCGAAGAAGATCGGGTTGATTCCGAGGCCGACCGCTACCACGGCGAGCAAGCGCCAGTCCCGCCGGTAGAGCGCGACCGGAACGAACAGGCCGAGCAGGACCCGCGACCAGCCGCTTTTCGGGTTCGCGTGGCGCTCCCAGAACGCGCCTTCGAAGCGCTCGAGTCGCGCGTTCCGGGCCGCCGCGTCGTCGCCGTCTCGAGTCGACATAGCTGAACGTACGGCGAGCGGCGAGAAAAGCGTTCTTCGGTCCGAACGGCCGGGGACGCGCTCGGCGGCGGTGTCAGTAGTCGGCGGTAACCTTCTCGAGGCGCGTCCGCGGGAAGGCGTAGACCTTCAGCGACGAGGGGACGACGCCGTTCGGCTTGACGCTGGCGTGAGGGTAGACCGCGCCGACGACGGGGACGCCGGGATCGTAGTCCTCGTTGGTCGCGTACTCGGCGACCGTGCCGCCGGTCGTCCCGATCTCGACCGCATCGGAACGGTAGTCGGAGACGTCGACGACGGTAAGTCGATCGCCGGTCTCGCGGTCGCGAACCGTATCGCCGGGACGAATCTCGTGATCGTCGCAGTAGCACGGTTCGGCGACGTCTTCGTCGACGAACAGCGTCTCGCCGCAGTCGTAGCACTCGACGGCGATCTCGCCCGGCGGCGGGGTGCGTCCCTCGGTGATCTCGATCGCGACGCGACGAACGTGCTTGCAGCGGGCGCCGCGGAAGACGTGGTCCGGACAGGTGCAGCGGCCGGCTCCGAGGTCGACGAGGTAGGTGCTCTCGCTGGCGGATTCGACCTCGTAGAGGCCGTCGCCCAGCGCGAGCACGGCCATCGGCTCGACGCGGGCGCGCAGCGAGCGCTCTTCGAGGTGGTCGGGAGTCGGAACGGGAAGCGGTGCTTTCGGTGATGCTGTTGTTTTCATGGATGCATCAGGGGTGAACTGACGGAATCGGTCGACCGGCTATTCGATATTCCTAGGGGCTCGAGCACTATAACGAGCCCGCTACCCGCCATTTACCCTGAAATTCCGACTTTCGATCCGTTCGGACACAGCGGACACAGACTCGAGAGAGGGCCGAGATGCGCCGCTCGAGACGAGCCAATCGAGGTTCGAGATCGGGCCGTCACGGCCCGCGCGGTGCGATCCCGGTGTAGATGAGACAGGCGTGGATCGCGCCGACTGCCGGCGGCCCGCCGACCAGTAGCGGCCAGTCGATGGTCCGAATGCCGAGGATCGGAAGAAGGAGTCCGATACCGAGCAGCGACGCTCCCAGAATCGCGCCGTGGAAGATAGCGTATCGGAGTCGAGTCTCGTTCGCGTTCATCGCGATCAGTTGCTCGAGTGCCAAAGGAGTCATCGAGATGAGAGAAAGACCTTGGGGTCCAATAGCCGCGGCCTCGAGCGAACGGCGAGTCGAGTACTCTCGTCACCGAGACTAACAGATTAAATGATCGCCGCCCCTAGACCGGGTATGGGACTGCTGGACGGACTCCGCGCCGCCCTCGGGTTGCGCGCCGAAACCGACGCCCGGCGCGACGCCGACCCCGACGACCTGTTCGGGATGAGTACCGCCTATCTGACGATGGAAGCGGATTTGGGCTACGAATCGCTCGATATCGGGGCCCTGTGTTTCTCCGGCGTCGACTCGCACAGCTTCAGCGAAACCGTCGACGAAGTCGTCTCGATCCTCGAGGCCGGCCAGGAGGAGACAGGCACCGAGTTCTCCGTTTCGGAGGACGACCACGGCTACCACTGGGTGATCCTCGAGGACGACGACCCCGAGGACCTGATCACGAGCATGCACTTCGCCGCGGACACGTTCATCGAACGCGACTACGGCTCGCGGCTGCTGGCGGCCGTCTTCGCCTACGCGGACCGGGACGGCGATCCCGCCTACTGGATCTACTCGTTCCGCCGGGGCGCCTACTACCCCTTCGCGCCCCGCGACGGCCGGGAACGCGACTCGGGCGCGGAGTTCAAACTCGAGTCGGCGCTGGACGGCGAACTCGAGATCGAACGCGAGAAGGAGTACTGGTATCCGCTCTGGCCCAGCGAGCGGGGGACCCATCCCTGGGAGTGAGCGGCTCTACTCCAGTCAGGCCACCCACCAAATTCTGTTGGCAACACTGCTATCCCCTCGGGGCACCGAGAACGGGTGTCGGCAGGACGCCACATCATCACCATCACAACTGCGCCATACACAGTTGCCCCTTCTCCTGCCGCTTTCTCCCGCTCGATAGCGACGCGAAGGGCCGGTGACGACGGCCACTCGCCCCCCATTTGCTCGTCGAACACGGTCACACCAATTATGGGGGTGGGCTCGGTACCCGACAGCAGTGACCGAGTGGAATCAGTTCAAGGGCGACCCGCAAAACGGCGGCCTTCGACGCGATCTCGAGGGGCCGGTCCGACTCGAGGAGGCGTGGTCGGTCGACCTCGCCGCCCCGGTCGGGCCGCCGGTGCTGGATCACGAAACTGTCTACGCGGGTACCGAGCGCGGCACGCTCTTCGCGCTCGATCGCGAGACCGGCCGGCGGCGGTGGGCCGTCGAGACGCAGGCTGCGACCGACGAGGCGCCAGTTGCGACTCGCGACCGGGTGGCGTTCGCCACCGCGGACGGTATCGTCCGCGCGGTCGATCGCGCGACCGGCGATCCGGCGTGGCGAACGGAACTGCAAGGCACAGAGCCGACCGCGCTCGCGCTGTCAGAGGCGGGCGATCGGCTCTACGTCGGACACACGGCCGGCAGTACCGCGCTCGCAGTCGACAGCGGTGAGGCCGTCTGGACCCACGAGACCGAAACGCGAGTCGTCGGCTGTCCGGCGATCGCCGACGACCGAGCGTGGGCCGGCCCGCGCGTGTACGTCGCCACTGCGGGCGAAGCCGTGATCTGCCTCGAGGCCGAGTCCGGCGAGGAGAACTGGACGACGCCCGCGGACGGGCCCGCGGTCGCGGGACCGACGGTCGCGGCGGACCTCGTCTACGTCGCCGACGAGTCCGGCACGCTGCTCGCGATGAACGCCGACTCGGGCCAGCCGTGGTTTTCCTACGAGATCGACGGGCCGCTCGCGTCGTCGCCGACGGTGCTGCCCGACGCGGAGACGACGTTCGTCGGCGCCGCGGACGGCTACCTCCACGTCACCGACACGACCTTCGGCCGCCGCAAGCTTCGCGGCTGGCTCTTCTCGAAGAAGGGCGTTCCGCTGGACGGGCCGGTCAGTGCGAGTCCGGTGGTCGTGGGCAACGTGCTCTGCGTCGCCGACGAGACCGGGTCGCTGTACGGACTCGACGTCGCCGACGGCTGTTCGCACCTCTGGCACCGCGCGCTCGATGGCGCGATCTCACACGCCCCTGCGGTCGGCCGGGAGCGGCTGTACGTCGGCGACGACGACGACGGAACCCTCACCTGCCTCGCGTGGACGCCCGGCGAGCCGCGGCCCTGACCAGCGCGAATCCGATCGATCCCCTTCACTCGCGCTTTCGCCACCGCTTCGCAGTTCTCCCGACACCCGCCGATCGCGATCGGCTTCCCACGTAAACCTGCTGGCGCATCTTCGATTACCCTGCCGCCGTCCCCCACTTTCACTTTCACTCCCCTGTTAACGAGGGTTTATGGGGGGTGGGGCACAACGAGGGAGTATGCCCGACGCAGATCTCGAGACGCTCCCCGGCGTTGGACCGGCAACCGCAGAGAAACTCCAGGACGCAGGCTTCGACTCCTTCCAGAGTCTCGCCGTCGCCTCGCCCTCCGAACTGTCGAACACGGCCGACGTCGGCGAGTCCACCGCCGCGGACATCGTCAACGCCGCCCGCGACGCCGCCGACGTCGGCGGCTTCGAGACCGGCTCGACCGTCCTCGAGCGACGGAACAAGATCGGCAAGCTCTCCTGGCACATCGACGAGGTCGACGACCTGCTCGGCGGCGGGATCGAGACCCAGTCGATCACCGAAGTGTACGGCGAGTTCGGCTCCGGGAAGTCCCAGGTCACCCACCAGATGGCCGTCAACGTCCAGCTGCCCAAGGAGGTCGGCGGCCTCCACGGCAGCGCGATGTTCATCGACAGCGAGGACACGTTCCGCCCCGAGCGGATCGACGACATGGTTCGGGGCCTCCCGGACGACGTCATCGAGGCCACCCTCGAGGACCGCGAGATCGAAGGCTCGGCCGACAACGAGGAGGCGCTCGACGAACTCGTCGACGCCATCCTCGAGAAGATCCACGTCGCGAAGGCGTTCAACTCCAACCACCAGATGCTGCTGGCCGAGAAGGCCCAGGAGCTGGCCAGCGAACACGAGGACTCGGAGTATCCGATCCGCCTGCTTGCGGTCGACTCCCTGACCGCCCACTTCCGCGCCGAGTACGTCGGTCGTGGCGAACTCGCAGACCGACAGCAGAAGCTCAACAAGCACCTGCACGACTTAGACAAGGTCGGCAACCTCTACAACACCGCGGTCATCGTCACGAACCAGGTCGCGTCGAACCCCGACTCGTTCTTCGGCGACCCGACCCAGCCGATCGGCGGGAACATCCTCGGCCACAAGTCCACCTTCCGCATCTACCTCCGCAAGTCCAAGGGCGACAAGCGGATCGTCCGCCTGGTCGACGCGCCGAACCTCGCCGACGGCGAGGCCGTCATGCGCGTCGAGGACGGCGGCCTGAAGCCCGAGTAACGCCCCGCGCACCGGACGACTCGTCGTTCGGAGCGATCAGAGCCAACTTTTCAGTTTTCGACGGCCGTCAGAAGCTCCGTGAGTCCGTCACGAGCCGCCTCGAATCCCGCCCGCGAGTCGACGCGCATCGTCGTCGGCCGCTCGGGTCCGAGCCGCTCGAGGACCCCGCCGAGCGCGGCGATCGGCCGCGGCGCGTCCGGCGGATCGGTCCACTCGAGGGTGAGCCGCCGGTGGGCCGGTTCGACGTCGATATCGGCCACCCGCGAACAGCGGAAGCACGCGCGGCTCGAGGTGCCGAGCGGGCCGTCCGTTTCGTAACAGAGGCTCGCGCCGGCGAGTTCGAACGGCGTGCCGTCGACGGTCCACCGTCGGGGCTCGGTCGAGACGACGCCCGCCGGCGTCCCCTCGAGCGCGGTTGCGACCGCATCGACGGCGTCGGCCGCCGTCTCGGCGTCGAGGTCGAAGTTCCGGTGATCGGGATCGTAGGAGAGATACGGCGCGCCGCTGCGCTCGAGGCGGACGGACTCGAGCGCGACGTGGCCGTGCCAGGACGGGACGGTCAGCAGCGATCGGACGATCCCGAGCGCGTCGTCGGTCGCGGGCGCTCGGTACGCCGCGAGCGAGCCGTCCGTTCGGACGCACTCGAACGCGTCGCGGAGCCGCTCCGTCCGGGCGGGATACGCCCCGGCGAACGCCTCGTCCTCGAGGCGGAGCCAGCAGCGGTCCGCCGGCGTCGCGGCGGCATCGATCGCGGTCATCGCGAGGTGGCGATCGTCGCCCTCGAGCGCCGCGGTCCTGACGACGAGTTCGTGGGTCGAATCGACCCGCCGCTCGCTGTGGTCGGTCACGGCCGGGACTGCGTGGTGAGAAGGATCGTCATCGTCGGCGGTTGCGGATCGGCCCTCGCCTGGGGTCGCGAATCGGTGCGTCTGCCGTTGTTAGTCCTCGGTCGTCGTCTTGTCGACCTCGAGTTCGCCGCGTTCGATCTCGGCGCCGTCCTGGGCGACCTTCTCGGCCAGCACGGCGCACTTGACGCGCATCGGGGAGATGTCGACGCCGAGCATGTCGATGACGTCGTCGCGGTCCATCTCGAGGAGCTCGGACACCGTCATCCCCTGGAGCTCCTTCGAGAGCATGCTCGCGGAGGCCTGGCTGATCGCGCAGCCGTCGCCCGAGAACGCGACCTGCTGGATAGTCGCGTCGTCGTCGTCGACGGTGCCGTCGAGTTTGACGTCCATCCGAATCTCGTCGCC
The DNA window shown above is from Halopiger xanaduensis SH-6 and carries:
- the hjc gene encoding Holliday junction resolvase Hjc, producing MSQAKGDRRERELVNELDEAGFAVMRAPASGSATERELPDVLAGDGEQFYAIEAKSSSGDPIYLTGEEVEALIYFAQNFGAKPRIGVRFDREDWYFFHPGDLYVTDGGNYRVKKETAVADGTDFAEFVGKSEKVTLEEIGDEDDGPDEDVLRVLNAVKQGVMDVEEAAEALE
- the radA gene encoding DNA repair and recombination protein RadA, with translation MPDADLETLPGVGPATAEKLQDAGFDSFQSLAVASPSELSNTADVGESTAADIVNAARDAADVGGFETGSTVLERRNKIGKLSWHIDEVDDLLGGGIETQSITEVYGEFGSGKSQVTHQMAVNVQLPKEVGGLHGSAMFIDSEDTFRPERIDDMVRGLPDDVIEATLEDREIEGSADNEEALDELVDAILEKIHVAKAFNSNHQMLLAEKAQELASEHEDSEYPIRLLAVDSLTAHFRAEYVGRGELADRQQKLNKHLHDLDKVGNLYNTAVIVTNQVASNPDSFFGDPTQPIGGNILGHKSTFRIYLRKSKGDKRIVRLVDAPNLADGEAVMRVEDGGLKPE
- a CDS encoding DUF6653 family protein — protein: MSTRDGDDAAARNARLERFEGAFWERHANPKSGWSRVLLGLFVPVALYRRDWRLLAVVAVGLGINPIFFARPDPETENWMTRGVRAERWWLDGGDGTFGLDWPNVLNTANVPLYGYALYAAYKRRPIRAAVTYGLSMACKFAWIEAIARRYDRRDGGV
- a CDS encoding SWIM zinc finger family protein, whose translation is MKTTASPKAPLPVPTPDHLEERSLRARVEPMAVLALGDGLYEVESASESTYLVDLGAGRCTCPDHVFRGARCKHVRRVAIEITEGRTPPPGEIAVECYDCGETLFVDEDVAEPCYCDDHEIRPGDTVRDRETGDRLTVVDVSDYRSDAVEIGTTGGTVAEYATNEDYDPGVPVVGAVYPHASVKPNGVVPSSLKVYAFPRTRLEKVTADY
- a CDS encoding outer membrane protein assembly factor BamB family protein, yielding MTEWNQFKGDPQNGGLRRDLEGPVRLEEAWSVDLAAPVGPPVLDHETVYAGTERGTLFALDRETGRRRWAVETQAATDEAPVATRDRVAFATADGIVRAVDRATGDPAWRTELQGTEPTALALSEAGDRLYVGHTAGSTALAVDSGEAVWTHETETRVVGCPAIADDRAWAGPRVYVATAGEAVICLEAESGEENWTTPADGPAVAGPTVAADLVYVADESGTLLAMNADSGQPWFSYEIDGPLASSPTVLPDAETTFVGAADGYLHVTDTTFGRRKLRGWLFSKKGVPLDGPVSASPVVVGNVLCVADETGSLYGLDVADGCSHLWHRALDGAISHAPAVGRERLYVGDDDDGTLTCLAWTPGEPRP
- the sufU gene encoding Fe-S cluster assembly sulfur transfer protein SufU, whose translation is MGLGSDMYRQQILDHYKNPRNYGELEDPTFTHVGENPMCGDEIRMDVKLDGTVDDDDATIQQVAFSGDGCAISQASASMLSKELQGMTVSELLEMDRDDVIDMLGVDISPMRVKCAVLAEKVAQDGAEIERGELEVDKTTTED
- a CDS encoding CPBP family intramembrane glutamic endopeptidase, with product METPARDRRDAAPLRSTLVAIGLTIFGVLVAPNVTTLPAFLLDPALIDGPAEASIAGRTALLTLNFVGMFLAGAIYLVVTDRGWSYVDLHVPSKRGWGYVGIGIASMIAFYILVNVVVTVLSLPSAENEVMRFIENDQTMVLIMIGIVFFFNAPAEEFLFRNIVQKRLYDAFSQTQAIVIASVIFALIHFFSYAVSSTSLLATMVPIVTVFGGSLIFGYLYAKSENLLVPIAAHATFNGIQFALFYIALEYELEEAAPTGEAVTAVLEVVAAVPL
- the pspAB gene encoding PspA-associated protein PspAB; translated protein: MGLLDGLRAALGLRAETDARRDADPDDLFGMSTAYLTMEADLGYESLDIGALCFSGVDSHSFSETVDEVVSILEAGQEETGTEFSVSEDDHGYHWVILEDDDPEDLITSMHFAADTFIERDYGSRLLAAVFAYADRDGDPAYWIYSFRRGAYYPFAPRDGRERDSGAEFKLESALDGELEIEREKEYWYPLWPSERGTHPWE